One window from the genome of Candidatus Zixiibacteriota bacterium encodes:
- a CDS encoding SDR family oxidoreductase, translated as MSQDLTGKIVLVTGASSGIGEACARKFAARHARLVLAARRVDRLRQLVSRLGTDVHVLELDVRDRTAVNAAIAGLPHPWSEIDILVNNAGLSRGLDKLHEGDYRDWEEMIDTNVKGLLWVSRAVIPGMVARRRGHLINIGSIAGREVYPNGNVYCATKFAVDALTKGLRLDLVDTPIRVSTVDPGAVRTEFSEVRFHGDTERAAKVYQGFTPLSGDDVAEAVVWVADRPPHVTVADVLILPSAQASANLIHRE; from the coding sequence ATGTCTCAGGATCTCACCGGCAAGATCGTGCTGGTTACCGGCGCTTCGTCCGGGATCGGCGAGGCTTGCGCCCGTAAATTTGCCGCCCGCCACGCCCGCCTCGTGCTGGCCGCCCGGCGCGTCGACCGGCTCAGACAACTTGTCTCCCGGCTCGGAACCGATGTGCATGTGCTGGAACTCGACGTTCGGGACCGGACAGCCGTCAACGCGGCGATCGCCGGCCTCCCTCATCCGTGGTCGGAAATTGACATTCTGGTCAACAACGCCGGCCTCAGCCGCGGCCTGGACAAACTGCACGAGGGGGATTACCGGGACTGGGAGGAGATGATCGACACCAACGTGAAAGGCCTCCTGTGGGTCAGCCGGGCGGTCATCCCCGGTATGGTCGCCCGCAGGCGCGGCCACCTCATTAATATAGGGTCAATCGCCGGCCGCGAGGTCTACCCGAACGGCAACGTCTACTGCGCCACCAAATTCGCCGTCGATGCCCTCACCAAGGGACTGCGCCTCGATCTGGTCGACACCCCCATCCGGGTCTCGACCGTCGACCCCGGCGCCGTCCGCACCGAGTTCTCCGAGGTCCGCTTCCACGGCGACACCGAGCGAGCCGCCAAGGTCTACCAGGGGTTCACGCCGCTGAGCGGCGATGATGTTGCGGAGGCGGTTGTCTGGGTCGCCGATCGCCCGCCCCACGTCACCGTTGCCGACGTGCTCATCCTGCCATCGGCCCAGGCATCAGCTAACCTGATTCACAGGGAATAA
- a CDS encoding pirin family protein, whose protein sequence is MVTVRRAEERGHFDHGWLDTYHTFSFDRYHDPNHMGFRSLRVINEDRIAPGTEFPMHPHRDMEIITYVLEGALSHEDSMGNGTVIRPGEVQKMTAGRGVFHSERNDLPNGRTHLLQIWIRPSENGLTPGYEQIRFDDEARRNRLLLIGTSDRSTDGKAVHINQDARLYTCRLDAGNAVREPLAQGRYAWVQVIRGKLLVNGHELRTGDGAALSGEREVAVEAAEGSEFLLFDLA, encoded by the coding sequence ATGGTAACAGTGCGCAGAGCGGAAGAGCGCGGCCATTTCGATCACGGCTGGCTGGACACCTACCACACTTTCTCCTTCGACCGCTACCATGACCCGAACCACATGGGGTTCAGATCGTTGCGGGTGATCAACGAAGACCGGATCGCGCCGGGGACCGAGTTCCCCATGCACCCGCACCGGGACATGGAGATTATCACCTATGTCCTGGAGGGGGCGCTGTCGCACGAGGACAGCATGGGCAACGGAACGGTGATCCGGCCGGGTGAGGTACAGAAAATGACCGCGGGGCGGGGCGTGTTCCACAGCGAACGCAATGACCTGCCAAACGGTCGGACCCACCTCCTCCAGATCTGGATCCGGCCGTCGGAGAACGGCCTGACACCCGGTTACGAGCAGATTAGGTTCGATGACGAGGCGCGCCGCAATCGGCTGCTGTTGATCGGGACATCGGACCGCTCCACCGACGGGAAGGCGGTGCACATCAACCAGGATGCGCGGCTGTACACCTGCCGGCTCGATGCGGGCAATGCGGTACGCGAACCGCTGGCGCAAGGGCGGTATGCCTGGGTGCAGGTCATTCGCGGGAAGCTGTTGGTTAACGGCCATGAACTCAGGACCGGGGACGGGGCGGCTCTCAGCGGGGAACGGGAGGTGGCGGTGGAGGCGGCCGAGGGGAGCGAGTTCCTCTTATTTGACCTGGCGTAG
- a CDS encoding copper-translocating P-type ATPase — translation MAQTEELQVNIDGMHCAGCAANIERGLGALAGVAECRVNLATRSAVVAYDRDETSAGAILRTIEKLGYGARVGAPDVLTANRKELSAAIRRFWPALGLSLPLMALAMGPMVGLGGILAPAADGIAQALLAGGILFGAGRAILGDAFAQARRRAANMNTLIALGTLTAYGWSLYALIANLAKGGAEPLFFDSAGMIITLILLGRLLEAKSKGRAGEAIRSLVQLQPAKTTAIIGGTEVEIDAAAAQPGMLLRVRPGERIAADGRVVEGTPAVDESMLTGESLPVEKQPGDAVIGGSLNGHSVFTFQVTAAGADSVLAKIIALVSEAQGKKAPVQKLADRVAAVFVPIVLGLAALTLALWLLFAPGNDVMMRSVISVLIIACPCALGLATPTAILVGTGRAAREGIIIRGGDVLERITTVDTVLFDKTGTLTHGELQATGVTALNGYREEELIALVGGAESMSEHPIGRALARLREERGIPPAEVRKVEARPGFGLIGQSEGGRLVIGNQALLEQENVALAGHQEAIERTTAAGHTAVLAGLDGKLIGLFGIADRVRPEAAEVVRELQKTKQVAMISGDTRRTAEKVARLAGVEHFEAEIKPDQKRLLVDSYRRAGGTVAMVGDGINDAPALAAADVGVAVGSGTDVAVETADVVLVRPDLRGVPKMFLAAAWTMRVIRQNLFWAFAYNVLAIPIAAGALYPAFGLTLTPMIAAAAMAFSSVFVVLNSLRLNRVRFR, via the coding sequence ATGGCCCAGACCGAAGAACTTCAGGTAAACATCGACGGGATGCACTGCGCCGGGTGCGCCGCGAACATCGAGCGCGGTCTCGGAGCGCTGGCGGGGGTGGCGGAGTGCCGGGTGAATCTGGCGACCCGCTCGGCGGTCGTCGCGTACGACCGGGACGAGACGAGCGCGGGGGCGATTCTCCGGACGATCGAGAAACTCGGCTACGGAGCGCGGGTCGGCGCGCCGGACGTACTCACCGCCAACCGGAAAGAATTGAGCGCCGCGATCCGGCGGTTCTGGCCGGCCCTGGGGCTGAGTCTCCCCCTGATGGCGCTGGCGATGGGGCCGATGGTCGGTCTCGGCGGGATCCTGGCGCCGGCGGCCGACGGGATCGCGCAGGCGCTGCTGGCGGGGGGAATTCTGTTCGGCGCCGGTCGGGCGATACTCGGCGACGCTTTCGCACAGGCCCGGCGAAGGGCGGCCAACATGAACACGCTGATCGCGCTCGGCACACTCACCGCCTACGGATGGAGTCTGTATGCGCTGATTGCGAATCTCGCGAAAGGCGGGGCCGAGCCGCTCTTTTTCGATTCGGCCGGGATGATCATCACGCTGATTCTCCTGGGGCGGTTGCTGGAGGCGAAATCGAAGGGGCGGGCGGGCGAGGCGATCCGGTCCCTGGTTCAACTGCAGCCGGCCAAGACGACCGCGATCATCGGCGGCACGGAGGTCGAAATCGACGCCGCCGCCGCGCAGCCGGGAATGCTCCTGCGGGTGCGGCCGGGCGAGCGGATAGCGGCCGACGGCCGGGTGGTGGAGGGAACGCCCGCGGTCGATGAGTCGATGCTGACCGGGGAGTCGCTGCCGGTCGAGAAGCAGCCGGGGGATGCAGTGATCGGCGGGTCGCTCAACGGCCACAGCGTGTTCACGTTTCAGGTGACGGCGGCCGGCGCGGACTCGGTCCTGGCGAAGATTATCGCGCTCGTATCGGAGGCGCAGGGGAAAAAAGCGCCGGTGCAGAAGCTCGCCGACCGGGTGGCGGCGGTCTTTGTGCCGATCGTGCTCGGGCTGGCGGCGCTCACGCTCGCGCTCTGGCTTTTGTTCGCACCCGGAAACGACGTCATGATGCGGAGCGTCATCTCCGTCCTGATCATCGCCTGCCCCTGTGCGCTTGGGCTGGCGACCCCGACAGCCATCCTCGTCGGGACGGGGCGGGCGGCCCGCGAAGGAATCATCATCCGGGGCGGAGATGTGCTCGAACGGATCACGACAGTCGACACGGTCCTTTTCGACAAGACCGGCACGCTGACCCACGGGGAGCTTCAGGCGACCGGCGTGACCGCGCTTAACGGATACCGCGAGGAGGAGTTGATCGCGCTCGTGGGCGGGGCCGAAAGTATGTCGGAGCACCCGATCGGCCGGGCGCTTGCCCGGCTGCGCGAAGAGCGGGGGATCCCGCCGGCGGAGGTGCGCAAAGTTGAAGCCCGGCCCGGGTTCGGCCTGATCGGACAGAGCGAGGGGGGGCGACTCGTGATCGGCAACCAGGCACTGCTCGAGCAGGAAAATGTCGCTCTGGCCGGCCACCAGGAGGCTATCGAGCGGACGACCGCCGCCGGCCACACCGCCGTGCTCGCTGGATTGGACGGCAAGCTGATCGGCCTGTTCGGCATCGCCGACCGAGTCCGCCCGGAGGCGGCGGAAGTAGTCAGAGAACTTCAGAAGACCAAGCAGGTGGCGATGATCTCCGGGGACACCCGGCGTACGGCCGAGAAAGTTGCGCGGCTGGCGGGGGTCGAGCATTTCGAGGCGGAGATCAAGCCGGACCAGAAACGACTGCTGGTCGATTCCTACCGCCGGGCGGGGGGCACGGTGGCGATGGTGGGAGACGGGATCAACGATGCCCCTGCTCTGGCGGCGGCCGATGTGGGCGTGGCGGTCGGGTCGGGGACGGACGTGGCGGTCGAGACGGCCGACGTGGTGCTCGTACGGCCGGACCTGCGCGGGGTGCCGAAGATGTTTCTGGCGGCGGCGTGGACGATGCGGGTGATCCGCCAGAACCTGTTCTGGGCCTTTGCCTACAATGTGCTGGCGATTCCGATTGCGGCCGGGGCGCTCTATCCGGCATTCGGGCTGACGCTGACGCCAATGATCGCGGCGGCAGCGATGGCGTTCTCCTCGGTCTTTGTCGTTCTGAACTCGCTCCGTCTCAACCGCGTGCGGTTCCGCTAG
- a CDS encoding DUF2723 domain-containing protein — MADLSLTDPDKFDRTNAVAAGAVFLVSFITYALTVQPTFSFWDCGEFIATSYILGIPHPPGTPLFILLGRIFSVIPFVEDISHRINYISVITSAFTAMFSYLLTVRLVQYFFGEQRRELLNRVISYVGGVVGGLFVAFSRTNWGNSVEAEVYGAALALSVMIIWLAVQYHDARGTSKGIRLLILIFYLAMLGIGLHMTVFLVVPVAAFFLLFNRDAVPRDYAYLAAFVGLELLLIVLFSGDRGGPVAFYLTTVLLAALLVVLLYRKINWAILIALAAVSTVMISFSLFMEALPFFVVLMIGLAVAAHRRGWRFQWLTGLGLIVVAVLGISVHAFIPIRSAHNPRIDENNPSRNWSTFVKFLDRKQYGSESMVDRMFHRRGTWENQFGHHPHMGFFSYFEEQYSPKDWGFVPFLGLGLLGVIVAVRKRQEIGLPYLVLLVVTSAGLILYMNFADGTQYDPRTGDAYLEVRDRDYFFTPAFVFFGIAIGMGVSALMMLVREALARRNPAIERTAVYAMTALVLLPAVPLAHNYHANDRSDNYLPYNYAANLLDSVDKNAILFTSGDNDTFPLWAIQEVYNYRKDVRVVNLSLLNTDWYVYQMKHFYNVPISLEDDQILWEDVEVRPGLTLPMPVKEFRDRPRNRTTWLAAVEPYNGQMVKVQDMMVDEIVVENRWKDPIFFSSQPYDSPLDLQKRTAAVGVVYRLDRTPPERLIDAGRGYDLFMHTYRFQGYEDSKVYRDENATGVFIGYGINAVRLWDEFEKRGQLDSAMAIADKIMKEYPEYAQMYMIVSNELRQQGDTAAADSLLRQAHDTLTAFCRSNPENLFYLSDLGLIKVSIGSISGRQDLLDDGLALMWEAFRANPESGTAFRKLFYALSDQRRYAEIQEAARLHASYPRNLEDPFLQQLLGLTQSTPRIPPGAGQ; from the coding sequence GTGGCTGACTTATCTCTGACGGACCCGGACAAGTTCGACCGGACGAACGCCGTGGCGGCGGGGGCGGTGTTTCTGGTGTCGTTCATTACGTACGCGCTGACGGTGCAGCCGACGTTTTCATTCTGGGATTGCGGCGAATTCATTGCAACGTCGTACATTCTGGGGATCCCGCACCCGCCGGGGACCCCCCTGTTTATCCTCCTGGGACGGATCTTCTCGGTCATCCCCTTTGTGGAAGATATTTCCCACCGGATCAACTACATCTCCGTGATTACGTCGGCGTTCACGGCTATGTTCAGCTACCTGCTGACGGTCCGGCTGGTGCAGTACTTTTTCGGGGAGCAGCGGCGGGAGTTGCTCAACCGGGTGATTTCGTACGTGGGCGGCGTGGTCGGCGGGCTGTTCGTGGCCTTCTCGCGGACCAACTGGGGGAATTCGGTCGAGGCGGAGGTGTACGGAGCGGCCCTGGCCCTTTCGGTCATGATCATCTGGCTGGCCGTGCAGTACCACGACGCCCGCGGAACCTCGAAAGGGATCCGGCTGCTCATCTTGATCTTCTATCTGGCGATGCTGGGGATCGGGCTGCACATGACGGTGTTTCTGGTGGTGCCGGTGGCCGCCTTCTTCCTTCTGTTCAACCGGGACGCGGTGCCCCGCGACTACGCCTATCTGGCGGCCTTTGTGGGACTCGAGCTGCTGCTGATTGTGCTCTTTTCGGGCGACCGGGGCGGGCCGGTGGCGTTCTACCTGACCACGGTGCTGTTGGCGGCGCTGCTGGTGGTCCTGCTGTACCGCAAGATCAACTGGGCGATCCTGATTGCGCTGGCGGCGGTGTCGACGGTGATGATCAGTTTCTCGCTGTTCATGGAGGCGCTGCCGTTTTTCGTGGTGCTGATGATTGGGCTGGCGGTGGCGGCGCACCGGCGCGGCTGGCGGTTCCAGTGGTTGACCGGGCTGGGGCTGATCGTGGTGGCGGTGCTGGGGATTTCGGTCCACGCCTTCATCCCGATTCGCTCGGCCCACAACCCGCGGATTGACGAGAACAACCCCTCACGCAACTGGTCGACCTTCGTGAAGTTCCTCGACCGCAAGCAGTACGGATCGGAGTCGATGGTCGACCGGATGTTCCACCGCCGCGGCACCTGGGAGAACCAGTTCGGCCACCACCCCCACATGGGGTTCTTCTCCTACTTCGAGGAGCAGTACTCGCCGAAAGACTGGGGGTTCGTGCCGTTTCTCGGGCTGGGACTGCTCGGGGTGATTGTCGCCGTGCGCAAGCGCCAGGAAATCGGGCTGCCCTACCTCGTGCTGCTGGTGGTGACCTCGGCCGGGCTGATCCTGTACATGAATTTCGCCGACGGCACGCAGTACGATCCGCGGACCGGGGACGCCTACCTCGAGGTGCGCGACCGGGATTACTTTTTCACGCCCGCGTTCGTCTTTTTCGGCATCGCGATCGGCATGGGAGTGTCGGCGCTGATGATGCTCGTGCGGGAGGCGCTGGCGCGGCGCAATCCGGCGATCGAGCGGACGGCGGTGTACGCGATGACGGCGCTGGTGTTGCTGCCGGCGGTGCCGCTGGCCCACAACTACCACGCCAACGACCGCTCCGACAACTACCTCCCCTACAACTATGCGGCCAACCTGCTCGATTCCGTCGACAAGAACGCCATCCTCTTCACCTCGGGCGACAACGACACTTTCCCCCTCTGGGCGATCCAGGAGGTGTACAACTACCGCAAGGACGTCCGGGTGGTCAACCTCTCGCTGCTCAACACCGACTGGTACGTCTACCAGATGAAGCACTTCTACAATGTCCCGATCTCGCTGGAGGACGACCAGATCCTCTGGGAGGACGTGGAGGTGCGGCCGGGGCTGACGCTGCCGATGCCGGTGAAGGAATTCCGGGACCGTCCGCGCAACCGGACGACCTGGCTGGCGGCCGTGGAGCCGTACAACGGGCAGATGGTCAAAGTGCAGGACATGATGGTCGACGAGATCGTGGTCGAGAACAGGTGGAAGGATCCGATCTTTTTCTCCAGCCAACCCTATGATTCTCCGCTGGATCTGCAGAAGCGAACGGCGGCGGTGGGCGTGGTCTACCGCCTGGACCGCACCCCGCCCGAGCGGCTGATCGACGCCGGGCGCGGCTACGACCTCTTCATGCACACCTACCGCTTCCAGGGGTACGAGGACTCGAAAGTGTACCGGGACGAGAACGCGACCGGCGTGTTTATCGGCTACGGCATCAACGCCGTGCGGCTCTGGGATGAATTCGAGAAGCGCGGGCAGCTGGACTCGGCCATGGCCATTGCGGACAAGATCATGAAGGAGTACCCCGAGTACGCGCAGATGTACATGATCGTGTCGAACGAACTGCGCCAGCAGGGCGACACGGCGGCGGCCGATTCGCTTCTGCGCCAGGCGCACGACACGCTCACCGCGTTCTGCCGCTCCAACCCGGAAAACCTGTTCTACCTGAGCGACCTCGGGCTCATCAAAGTCAGCATCGGCTCGATCTCCGGGCGCCAGGATCTGCTCGACGACGGGCTCGCTCTCATGTGGGAGGCGTTCCGGGCCAACCCCGAAAGCGGCACGGCCTTCCGGAAACTCTTCTACGCCCTCAGCGACCAGCGGCGCTACGCGGAAATCCAGGAGGCGGCCCGCCTGCATGCCTCGTATCCGCGCAATCTCGAGGATCCGTTCCTGCAGCAGCTCCTCGGCCTGACCCAGTCCACCCCCCGCATCCCCCCGGGGGCGGGCCAGTAG
- a CDS encoding M23 family metallopeptidase, with product MFKKKLTFMLIPHSMGISRQVRIPVAAIYLAVGGVMLLVFASFFLSAEFFADKVDARELARLRAENAALHRQFEQLKWNLTEVETRFSQLVDREVKIRSLFSLPEIDPAERQLGVGGPAPPSAAMMSNVQREATVTGQQIDRLLTLSSFELEKFNEVEDELLKLRDRLDHTPSIWPTNGWLSRGFGMKFDPFTGMKQMHRGLDIANRTGTKVIAPAAGRVKFVGQNGGMGNTVVIDHGYGFETRYAHLSDFRVKRGQRVERGDVVGLMGSTGYSTGPHLHYEVLRNGKHLDPRVFILNDNS from the coding sequence ATGTTTAAGAAGAAACTAACGTTCATGCTCATACCCCATTCGATGGGGATATCGCGGCAGGTACGGATACCGGTCGCGGCCATTTACCTGGCGGTCGGCGGCGTGATGCTGCTGGTGTTCGCCAGTTTCTTTTTGTCGGCGGAGTTTTTTGCCGACAAGGTGGACGCCCGGGAGCTGGCCCGGCTGCGGGCCGAAAACGCGGCCCTGCACCGGCAGTTCGAGCAGTTGAAATGGAACCTCACCGAGGTGGAGACACGGTTCAGCCAGCTGGTGGACCGCGAGGTGAAGATCCGGTCGCTCTTCAGCTTACCCGAAATCGACCCGGCCGAGCGGCAACTGGGTGTCGGCGGTCCGGCGCCGCCCTCGGCGGCGATGATGTCGAATGTCCAGCGTGAGGCGACGGTGACGGGCCAGCAGATCGACCGCCTCCTCACGCTCTCCAGTTTCGAGCTGGAGAAGTTCAACGAGGTCGAGGATGAGCTTCTGAAGCTCAGGGACCGCCTCGACCACACGCCTTCGATCTGGCCCACCAACGGCTGGCTCTCCCGAGGATTCGGCATGAAATTCGACCCGTTCACGGGCATGAAGCAGATGCACCGCGGGCTGGATATCGCCAACCGGACCGGCACCAAGGTGATCGCGCCGGCGGCCGGCCGCGTCAAGTTTGTCGGGCAGAACGGCGGGATGGGCAACACGGTGGTGATCGACCACGGGTACGGTTTCGAGACGCGCTACGCACACCTATCGGATTTCCGGGTTAAGCGGGGGCAGCGGGTGGAGCGGGGCGACGTGGTCGGGCTGATGGGTTCGACCGGGTATTCGACGGGTCCGCACCTGCACTACGAGGTCCTCCGCAACGGCAAACACCTTGATCCGCGCGTGTTTATCCTGAACGACAACAGTTGA
- a CDS encoding response regulator transcription factor codes for MKKILLVEDDPNLADGLVMNLEAEGYEVVSIANGSEALDEFRRGSFDIVLLDIMLPGMDGLAICKRLRAEGYRVPILFITARGQTEDRIEGLVAGGDDYITKPFDVAELLARVQGIFRRQAWLAAGDDQLGEVYEFDGRRINFKTFEATGPGGMAPLTHKECMVMKYLIERAGEVVSRDQLLDAVWGYHTFPTNRTIDNFILKLRKVLEDDPKNPRYIETIRGVGYRFSRRN; via the coding sequence ATGAAGAAGATCCTGCTGGTGGAGGATGATCCGAATCTCGCCGACGGGTTGGTGATGAACCTTGAGGCGGAGGGTTACGAGGTTGTGTCGATTGCCAACGGCAGCGAGGCGCTCGACGAGTTCCGACGGGGGAGTTTCGATATCGTGCTGCTGGACATCATGTTGCCGGGAATGGACGGGCTGGCGATCTGCAAGCGGCTGCGGGCCGAGGGGTATCGGGTGCCGATTTTGTTCATCACCGCGCGCGGGCAAACGGAGGATCGGATCGAGGGGCTGGTGGCGGGCGGCGACGACTACATCACCAAACCGTTCGATGTGGCGGAGCTGCTGGCGCGGGTGCAGGGGATTTTCCGCCGCCAGGCATGGCTCGCCGCAGGCGATGACCAGCTAGGCGAGGTGTACGAGTTCGACGGGCGACGGATCAATTTCAAAACGTTCGAGGCGACCGGGCCCGGAGGCATGGCGCCGCTGACCCACAAAGAGTGCATGGTCATGAAGTACCTGATCGAGCGGGCCGGCGAGGTGGTCAGCCGGGATCAACTGCTCGACGCGGTCTGGGGATACCATACCTTCCCGACCAACCGAACAATCGACAACTTCATTCTCAAGCTGCGCAAGGTGCTCGAGGACGACCCGAAAAATCCCCGCTATATCGAGACGATCCGGGGAGTGGGATACCGGTTCTCGCGGCGGAATTAG
- a CDS encoding DUF2087 domain-containing protein produces MDYYEGVIKNTEFFTTTELADKLKMNVQVITRKVQAGEITAYKIGKDWRIPEQSVYEWLQQRSNRNGAAAAPAPRRNIRLKRSAETETVPPSRRTKRKYLLEYILAQFEPNRLYEDHEVNRVISRFNEDPVAVRTDFLEEHMMEQVGGRLRRSAGYKLSE; encoded by the coding sequence GTGGACTACTACGAGGGCGTCATAAAGAACACCGAGTTCTTCACCACCACCGAGCTGGCCGACAAGCTGAAGATGAACGTCCAGGTCATCACGCGCAAAGTCCAGGCCGGCGAAATCACCGCCTACAAGATCGGGAAAGACTGGCGCATCCCGGAGCAGTCCGTGTACGAGTGGCTGCAGCAGCGCTCCAACCGCAACGGGGCTGCGGCCGCCCCGGCCCCCCGCCGGAATATCCGTCTCAAGCGCTCGGCCGAAACCGAGACGGTGCCGCCAAGCCGCCGCACCAAACGGAAATACCTCCTCGAGTACATTCTCGCCCAGTTTGAACCGAACCGGCTCTACGAGGATCACGAGGTCAACCGGGTCATTTCCCGGTTCAACGAGGACCCGGTCGCCGTGCGCACCGATTTCCTCGAGGAACACATGATGGAGCAGGTGGGGGGGAGGCTCCGCCGCAGCGCCGGTTACAAGCTCTCCGAATAG
- a CDS encoding sigma-70 family RNA polymerase sigma factor has product MKRNPAIPHHLREAIPPPDERDEERVKELIREIKRGNQLAFAELVRRYRVQVAALAYKMVGDYDEAADIAQNVFVKMSRNIWRYDERRKFYTWLYRITVNASIDYIRKHSRHRHEPLENFENVVEQADRRPDASYHRRQIDDYIREATASLTDKQRSAFVLRDVEGCRIDDVADIMNMPEATVRWYLHRARTKIRRELLRKCPHLLALFGIR; this is encoded by the coding sequence ATGAAACGAAATCCGGCGATCCCGCACCATCTCCGCGAAGCGATCCCCCCGCCGGATGAACGCGATGAAGAGCGGGTCAAAGAACTAATCCGGGAAATCAAGCGCGGCAACCAACTGGCCTTTGCCGAACTGGTGCGCCGCTACCGGGTGCAGGTCGCGGCGCTCGCCTACAAGATGGTCGGCGACTACGACGAGGCGGCCGATATCGCGCAAAACGTGTTCGTCAAAATGTCCCGCAACATCTGGCGGTACGATGAGCGGCGGAAGTTCTACACCTGGCTGTACCGGATCACGGTCAACGCTTCAATCGACTATATCCGCAAGCACAGCCGCCACCGCCACGAGCCGCTGGAGAATTTCGAGAACGTGGTCGAGCAGGCGGACCGACGCCCGGATGCATCGTACCACCGGCGGCAGATCGATGATTACATCCGGGAGGCAACCGCGTCGCTCACCGACAAGCAGCGCTCGGCGTTCGTGCTGCGCGATGTGGAGGGGTGCCGAATCGACGACGTCGCCGACATCATGAACATGCCGGAAGCAACCGTGCGCTGGTACCTGCACCGGGCGCGGACGAAGATCCGGCGGGAGCTGCTTCGGAAGTGCCCGCACCTGCTCGCGCTGTTCGGGATCAGATGA
- a CDS encoding PKD domain-containing protein, which yields MNQRRCRFAYAETISALLAVIFAVAPVFAQQSTTGPEPPPGIDRGLAPPVRGTVVLDVTAYLWHHGCGPTAAGMVMGYWSMNGYEQLVKYGVPAMIAGDHGDSVCGAPIGDHYHDYSCPIDGGSPIPDMSELGGAHTSDCIADFMRTSWSAAYNLYGWSWFVDVGQALLAYPPYADPTYTHFRMRELDFSSVSFTDYKAEIDAGRPTVFLVDTDGNGVTDHFVTGIGYSEDPPKYGVHDTWDQSIHWYLWRAIAPGVSWGIYGMHFFGPAVSFSAAPRFGDISLEVQFTGQSFDPPDSWQWDFGDGQSSSVRSPSHQFTAPGIYDVSLTATFAGEPISSLREDFIIALADSLAGQDQLVEGGSEVEVVISASNTVPLKEILIPLSYAGTLDLTLVSFSTAGCRTDYFESTGYFDFAPGRDQATIYLISSTAGTSPELAGGSGPVVRLTFSTGSAGPGDSAVISMSGYSTYSPRFSGSLLAYTPKTLSPVLRYAECCVGERGDVDGDGSVKISDVTALVSYFFRDGEPPACNDEADSDGSGVLNIADLTYLIGYLFRGGPVPALCPR from the coding sequence ATGAACCAACGCAGGTGTCGATTCGCGTATGCGGAGACGATCTCCGCGCTCTTGGCCGTGATTTTCGCGGTCGCCCCAGTATTCGCCCAGCAGAGCACAACCGGCCCCGAACCGCCGCCCGGCATCGATCGCGGGCTGGCGCCGCCCGTACGGGGGACGGTGGTGCTGGACGTAACGGCGTACCTCTGGCACCACGGGTGCGGCCCGACAGCCGCCGGCATGGTGATGGGGTACTGGTCGATGAACGGGTACGAACAGCTGGTCAAATATGGCGTGCCGGCTATGATTGCCGGCGATCACGGGGATTCGGTGTGCGGCGCTCCGATCGGCGACCACTACCACGATTACTCATGCCCGATCGACGGCGGGAGTCCGATTCCGGACATGTCGGAGCTCGGGGGGGCGCATACGAGCGACTGCATCGCGGACTTCATGAGAACATCCTGGAGCGCCGCCTACAACCTGTACGGGTGGAGCTGGTTTGTGGACGTGGGGCAGGCGCTGCTGGCTTACCCTCCGTACGCGGATCCGACCTACACGCATTTTCGGATGCGGGAGCTGGATTTCTCGAGCGTGTCGTTTACCGACTACAAGGCGGAGATCGACGCGGGGCGACCGACCGTATTCCTGGTGGACACCGACGGCAACGGGGTGACGGATCACTTCGTGACCGGAATTGGCTACTCGGAAGACCCGCCGAAGTATGGGGTGCACGACACGTGGGACCAGTCGATCCACTGGTACTTGTGGCGTGCCATTGCCCCCGGCGTGAGCTGGGGAATATACGGCATGCATTTTTTCGGCCCGGCTGTCAGTTTCTCCGCTGCCCCGCGCTTCGGGGATATCTCGCTCGAGGTCCAGTTCACGGGGCAATCGTTTGATCCGCCAGATTCATGGCAGTGGGATTTCGGCGATGGCCAGTCCTCCTCGGTGCGATCCCCCAGCCATCAGTTCACCGCCCCGGGGATTTACGATGTCTCGCTCACGGCAACCTTCGCCGGCGAGCCGATTTCCTCTCTGCGCGAGGATTTCATTATTGCCTTGGCCGACTCGCTTGCCGGTCAGGATCAATTGGTCGAGGGCGGCAGCGAAGTCGAAGTCGTGATTTCGGCCTCGAACACGGTCCCGCTCAAGGAGATACTGATTCCCCTGTCGTACGCGGGGACACTCGACCTGACCCTGGTGTCGTTCTCGACTGCGGGTTGTCGGACAGACTATTTCGAATCGACCGGCTATTTTGATTTCGCGCCGGGACGGGATCAGGCGACGATCTACCTCATCAGTTCAACCGCAGGTACTTCGCCGGAGCTTGCAGGCGGGAGTGGCCCCGTGGTCAGGCTCACGTTTTCCACCGGCTCGGCGGGGCCGGGGGATTCGGCGGTTATAAGTATGTCCGGGTATTCGACGTACTCTCCGCGATTCTCCGGTTCTCTGCTGGCCTACACGCCGAAGACCTTATCCCCGGTCCTCAGGTATGCGGAGTGCTGCGTAGGTGAACGTGGCGATGTGGACGGCGACGGGTCAGTCAAGATTTCCGATGTCACCGCCCTGGTCTCGTACTTCTTCCGGGATGGAGAACCGCCGGCGTGCAATGACGAGGCGGACAGTGACGGCAGCGGAGTTCTGAACATCGCCGACCTCACGTATCTGATCGGCTACCTGTTTCGGGGCGGACCCGTACCGGCGCTGTGTCCGAGATGA